The genomic segment AAGGGGCAATCAACGTCCCCGTTCCGCTGACCCGGACGCTGAACGGCCATTACCGTGGATTCAGTGGATACCGTGGCTATCATGCATGGTGGATGCTGTGCCACACGGCTGTCGGGCAGCCCGGCAATATCCACCAGGCCGCCGCGCGCTTACTTCACGACCTTGAGCGCGGGCCGGCCACCGCCGGCACCGTCATCGCCCTGCGGCGGCGGCTCGTCGCCCTCTTCCTCGTTGAACATCATGCCGCGGCCGTTTTCCTGGGCATAGATGGCCAGCACGGCACGGGTGGGGATGAGCACCTGCCAGGGCGTGCCCTGGAATCGCGCACTGAAAGTGATCTCGTCGTTGCCGAGATGCAGGCCATGAACGGCCTGCGGATTGATGTTGAGCACGATCTTGCCGTTCTCGACAAACTGGCGGGGCACCTCGACGCCGGGCGCATCGGCATCCACCAGCAGATAGGGCGTCAGGCCATTGTCGAGTATCCACTCGTTGATGGCCCGCAGCAGATAGGGACGGCTGGGCGTCATCGGCCTGCCGCGGCCAGCCCCGCATACTGCATCGAGGGCTGCGGATGATGGCGGATCTGCAGCCGGACCCGAGATGCACTCTGGAACAAGGGGACTGAAATCCGGTTCATCGCCTGCTTCCGCCTCGGTGCAATTTTCGGGCTAGTCCCGCATCTCGCGCTCGGCCTCGGTGAGACTCTCGCGGAAGGATTCCCGTGAAAAAATGCGCTCGGCATAGTCGAGCACGGGCTTCGCCTGCCTGGGCAGATCGACCCGCAGCGCCGGCAGCCGCCACAGCAGCGGCGCGACGTAGCAGTCGACCAGGCTGAATTCCTCGTTCAGAAAGAACGGCATGGCGGCGAACACCTCGGCGCTGGAGGCTATGCTCTCACGCAGCATCTTGCGCGCCCTGGCCGCGGCCTTCTCGCCCTTGTTCTCGATTTCCTCGAGCAGGCCGTACCAGTCCGTCTCGATGCGGTGCATGGCCAGGCGCGCCTTGGCACGCGATACAGGGTCCACCGGCATCAGCGGAGGATGCGGGAAACGCTCGTCCAGATACTCCATGATGACGCGCGAATCATAGAGCACCAGCTCCCGGTCCACCAGCGTGGGCACGGACTGGTAGGGATTGAGATCGATCAGATCTTCCGGCTTGTTGTCCGGATCGATGTTGACGATCTCGACCGTAATACCCTTTTCCGCCAGCACCATGCGAGCACGATGGCTGTACGGACAGGTCGGATTGGAATAGAGCGTCATCACCGAACGACGGTTGGCAACCACTGCCATGCGATCCCTCCCAGACGGCACACATCGCTCTTGCCGAGCGAATCAAAACACAATGAGCCGGGGCGGGTCAGGCCCGCCACCGGCTCTTCACGGGTTCCGGAAACGCCGCTCAATGGACGTCTTTCCAGTACTCCTTCTTGAGGAAGTAGGCAAACACGAACAGCACGGCCAGGAACAGCAGCACCCAGATGCCGATGCGCTTGCGTTCCAGCTGCACGGGCTCGCCCATGTAGGACAGGAAGGCCACCAGATCGCGGGCCGCCTGCTCGTACTCGGCCGGGGTCATGCTGCCTTCGCTGACCAGTTCCAGTTTCTCGATCTCCTGCTTCTCGTGCCCGTCGGCATCGGTCACCGTCTTGTAGACCGGCTTCTGCCAGCCCTGCAGTTCCCACAGCACGTGCGGCATGCCGACATTGGGGAAGCGCCAGTTGTTGACGCCGAAGGGACGGCTGTCGTCCAGGTAGAAGGTCAGCAGATAGGTGTAGAGCCAGTCCTCGCCCCGCACCCGTGCCACCAGGGTCAGATCGGGCGGCGGCGCGCCGAACCACGCCTTGGCTTCCTTCGGATCCATGGCGATGGTCATCTGCTCGCCGATCTTCTCGCTGGCAAACATGAGATTGTCGATGACCTGCTGGTCGGTCAGCCCCAGATCGCGCGCCATGCGGTTATAGCGCTGATACTGGGCGGAGTGGCAACTCAGGCAGTAGTTCACGAACAGCCGCGCACCCCGCTGCAGTGACTGCTTGTTGCTGACATCCACGTCCGCCTTGTACAGCGGCAGGTGCCCCCCGCCGGCAGCCATCGCCAGCGCCGGGAAAAAGGCAATAACGAAGCTCAGGATCATCTTTTTCATTAGTGCGTCACCCTTTCCGGTACCGGCTTGGTCTTGTCGATCTTGGTGTAGATGGGCATCAGCAGGAAGAAGGCAAAGTAGTAGGCGGTGCAGACCTGTGCCAGCAGCGTCTTGCCCGGAGTCGCCGGCTGGGTACCGAGATAGCCCAGAACGACGAAGGCCACCACGAACAGCGCCAGTGCACCCTTGAACAGCGGCCCCTTGTAGCGGATGGACTTCACCGGACTGCGATCCAGCCAGGGCAGGAAGAACAGGATGACTACCGCGGCACCCATCGCGGCCACGCCCGGGAAGGCGGAGCCGGCAATCGAAGGCACCGCACGTAGGATGGCGTAGAAAGGCGTGAAGTACCAGACGGGCGCGATGTGCTCGGGCGTCTTCAGCGGATTGGCCGCCTCGAAGTTGGGATGCTCAAGGAAGAAGCCGCCCATTTCCGGCGCGAAAAACACCACCGCAGAGAAGAACATCAGGAACACCACCACGCCGACGATGTCCTTCACCGTGTAATAGGGGTGGAAGGGAATACCGTCCAGAGGAACACCATTCGCGTCCTTCTTCTGCTTGATCTCGATGCCGTCGGGGTTGTTCGAACCCACCTCGTGCAGGGCCATGATGTGCGCCACGATCAGGCCGATCAGCACCAGCGGCACGGCGATGACATGGAATGCAAAGAAGCGGTTGAGCGTCGCGTCTGCCACCACATAGTCACCGCGAATCCACAGCGCCAGGTCGTCACCGATGACCGGAATGGCCGCGAACAGGTTGATGATTACCTGCGCGCCCCAGTAGGACATCTGTCCCCAGGGCAGCAGATAGCCGAAGAAGGCCTCGGCCATCAGGCACAGGTAGATCAGCATGCCGAAGATCCAGATCAGCTCACGCGGCTTGCGGTAGGAACCGTAGAGCAGCCCCCGGAACATGTGCAGGTAGACCACCACGAAGAAGGCCGATGCTCCGGTCGAATGGATGTAGCGTATCAGCCAGCCCCAGTCCACATCGCGCATGATGTACTCGACCGAGGCAAAGGCACGCTCCGCGTCCGGCTTGAAATTCATGGTGAGGAAAATGCCGGAGACGATCTGGATAACCAGCACCAGCAGCGCCAGCGAGCCGAAGAAGTACCAGAAATTGAAGTTCTTGGGGGCGTAGTACTTCGCCAGATGTTCGTTCCAGAGTTGGCTCAGGGGGAAGCGGGCATCGATCCAGCCGAGAATGCCGCCCTGCCACTTTTCAGTGCTCGAACCAGCCATTACGCAGCTCCTTGATCTTCACCGACCAGAATCACGGTCTTGCCAATGTAACGGTGCGGCGGCACCACCAGGTTCTTCGGCGCCGGCACGCCCTTGAAGACACGGCCGGCAAGGTCGAACTTGGAACCATGGCAGGGGCAGAAGAAGCCGCCCTTCCAGTCCTTGCCCAGATCGTCCGGGGCAACCTCGGGCCGATAGGTCGGCGAACAGCCCAGGTGGGTGCAGATACCCACCAGCACAAGGATCTCGGGCTTGATGGAGCGGTACTCGTTCTTCGCGTACTCGGGCTGCTGCGGCATTTCCGAAGCGGGATCGAGAACGACGGGATCCATTTCCTTGAGCAGGCCCAGCATCTCGTCGGTGCGCCTGACGATCCACACCGGCTTGCCGCGCCACTCGACGTTGATCTTCTGGCCCGGTTCCAGCTTGCTGATGTCCACCTCGACCGGGGCACCGGCGGCCTGGGCGCGTGCGCTGGGCATCATGGACTTGACGAAGGGTACGGCGACAAAGACCGCCCCGACGCCGCCAACCACCGTGGTCGCCGCAGTCAGGAAGCGGCGTCGGCTGGTATCTACGCCATCACTCATTGAACGGATCTCCAGATTTGGTTACCCAAGAATTCGGTTCGGATCGGGCCCGGAACTGGCGGGACATTGTAGACGATCCCCCCGCCCGGCATTTGACGTGGATCAGGCAGCCAGCCGGGGCGGGTCTCGCAAAGGCCGGAATTTTCCAACAACAGGGGCGCGAGGTCAAACGCGGGGCGCGCTCAGACGGGCACGTAGAGATCGATAAATCGGTGATCCAGATCGAACTTCCGGGCCAGATGTTCCCCCAGGGCACGCGGGCCGTGGCGCTCGGTGACATGATGGCCGGCGGCCAGAAACTGGATGCCGCGTTCGGCAGCCACATGAGCGGTGGGCTCGGATACCTCGCCGCTGATGAAGGCATCCAGCCCCAGATCGGCGGCGGCGTCGATAAAGGACTGGGCTGCGCCGGTGCACCAGCCCAGCCGGCGGATGGGGCCACGTGGCCCCAGATGCAGTGGCGGGTGACCCAGTCGGACCCGCAGCCGTTCCATCAGCGCCTCGGTGGCCAGCGGCTCCGCCAGCTCGCCCCAGCAGGCCAGCGCGGGCCCGCCCGGCAGACCGAAGTGGCCGGATACCGGAAGCTCCAGCAACCGCGCCAGCCGGGCATTGTTGCCCAGCTCGGGATGGGCATCCAGGGGCAGGTGGTAGGCCAGCAGGTTCATGTCCGCGGCCAGCAGGGCGCCAATGCGGCGGCGTTTCATGCCGGTGATGCGCGCATCCTCGCCCTTCCAGAAGAAGCCGTGATGGACCAGCAGCAGATCGGCCTCGGCCGCCACCGCCGCGTCGATCAGTGCCTGGCTGGCGGTGACGCCGGAGACGATGCGGCGGATCTCCTCGCGCCCCTCGACTTGCAGGCCGTTGGGACAGTAGTCGCTGAAACCCGCGACATCGAGCAGCGTGTCACAGTAGCTCACCAGTTCGTCCCGTTTCACCACGCCCCTGCCCTCCACAACATGGATTCCCGGCCCGAATCATGCTCAAATCGGACCCCCGTCAACAGCCTACCCCACTCATGAAACTGCGCAACCTGATCGGCTTCCTGTTCCAGTCCCTGTTCGTCGGCCTGCTCGCCGCCGTGGCGCTGTTCCTGATCAAGCCCGAACTGTTCCGCGGCAACGGTGCCGTGGTCGAGGTGCACGAAGCGGCCCCCGCGCCCCGCCCGGCGGTCGCCAGCGGCCCGGTGTCCTATGCCGACGCCGTGGACCGCGCCGCGCCGGCGGTGGTGAACATCTACACCGCCAAGGTGGTCACCGAACCCGGCAACCCGCTGTTCAACGATCCCCTGTTCCGCTATTTCTTCGGCGACCGCTTCTCCGGTGCGCGCAAGCGGCTGCAGACCAGCCTGGGTTCCGGTGTCATCCTCAGCCCCCAGGGTTATCTGCTTACCAACCACCATGTGGTCAAGGGTGCCGACCAGATCCAGGTCCTGCTGGCCGACGGCCGCGGCCTGGCCGCGGAGGTGGTGGGCTCCGACCCCGATACCGATCTCGCCGTGCTGCGCATCGAGGCCGACGATCTGCCCAGCATCGTCATCGGCGATTCCGAGGCGCTGCGGGTGGGCGACGTGGTGCTGGCCATCGGCAACCCCTTTGGCGTAGGCCAGACGGTCACCCAGGGCATCGTCAGCGCCACCGGCCGCAACCAGCTCGGGCTGAACACCTTCGAGAACTTCATCCAGACCGATGCCGCCATCAACCCGGGCAACTCCGGCGGCGCCCTGGTCAATGCCTTCGGCGAACTGGTCGGGATCAACACCGCCATCTTCAGCCGCTCCGGCGGTTCCCAGGGCATCGGCTTCGCCATCCCCGTGAGCCTGGCGCGCGGGGTGATGGAACAGATCATCGAGCACGGCCGCGTGGTGCGCGGCTGGCTGGGCATCGAGGCCCAGGACCTCACCCCCGCGCTGGCCGAGTCCTTCGGCCTGGACCGGCCGCGCGGCATGCTCATCGCCGGCGTGCTGCGCGGCGGGCCGGCCGACCGCGCCGGCCTGGAACCCGGCGACCTGGTACTGGAGATCGACGGCAAGCCCGTCGCCAATGCCCGCGACGCCATGAACCGCATCGCCCAGACTCCGCCCGGCAGCCGGGTCGGGCTCTCGATCCTGCGCGGCGGCCAGCCCCTGCAACTCGAGGCCCGCATCGGCCAGCGGCCGCAGATGCGGCCCTGATGCAGCTCGAAGATCAAGAGCGCCACTGAATCCACTGAAGGCACGGAAAAGAGGCAAGGGACCAGCCGGTCGCGTGATCCGACAGGTACCTGGATGCGCCAACCTGGTCGATTTCGCCCGACACACGCCAGGCAACAATCGACTTTCAGTGGTTTCGGCGGGTTCCGTGGCTATCGATTGGCCTTGCCCTGAAGAGCGCCACGGAATCCACCGAAGGCACGGAAAAGAAGCAAAGGACCAGCCGGTCGCGTGATATGACAGGTACCTGGATGCGCCAACCTGGTTGATTTTGCGCGACACACGCCAGGCGACAATCGGTCTTCAGTGGTTTCGGTGGGTTCCGTGGCTATCGATTTTTTCAGGCCAGGCAGGACTGCAAGGCCTCGAGGAAGGCCCGGTTTTCCTCGGGCGTACCGACCGTCACCCGCAGGCAATCGGCGAGCGCACCACCGGCGCCGTTCAGGTTCTTGATCAGCACGCCCCGTTCGAGCAGGCCTCGGTGGATGGCATCGGCGCGCCCGGCCGGCAGCCGGAACAGGATGAAGTTGGCCTCGGAGGGGAAGGGCTCGATGCCGGGCAGCGCGGCCAGGGCCTCGAACAGCAGGCCACGATCGCGGCGGATGGCCGCGGTCTGTTCGTCGAGCACCGCGCGGTGCTCGAGCGCGAACTCGGCGCTGACCTGGGTGAGCACGTTGATGTTGTAGGGCAGCCGCGTCTTGTCGATCTCGGCCAGCCATTCGGGCGCGCCGATCAACATGCCCAGCCGCAATCCGGCGAGTCCCGTCTTGGACAGGGTGCGCAGGAGGAGTAGGTTGTCGTATTCCGCCAGCGCATCGACAAAGCTGTCGCGGGCAAAGGCGGCATAGGCCTCGTCCACCACCACGATGCCCGGCGCGGCCTCGATGACGGCGCGCATGGCCTCGGTATCGAACAGGTTGCCGGTGGGGTTGTTGGGATAGGCCAGGAACACCAGCGCCGGCTGTTCGCGCTCGATGGCCTCGTGCATGGCCGGCAGGTCCAGTGCAAAGCCCTCGCCCAGCGGCACGCCGACATAGCGCAGACCGATGATCTCGGCCAGCATCCGGTACATGACGAAGGTCGGTTCCGGGGCCAGCACCGTTCGCCCCGGTTCGGCCACGGCCAGGATCAGCATCTGGATCAGCTCGTCGGAGCCGTTGCCCAGCAGGATATCCATGCCGGGCGGCATGTCCATGGCCTCGCCCAGCCGCCGGCGCAGGGCGCGGGCGGCAGGATCGGGATAGCGGTTGAGGCTGACCTGGCGCAGCCGCTCCAGCCAGGCATCGACCAGGGTCTCCGGCCAGCGGTAGGGATTCTCCATGGCATCCAGCTTGATGGCACTGCCGGGATCGGGGACATGATAGGCGGACAGCCGCCGCACCTCCGGCCGGATCCAGCGCGCCACCCGCTCCGCGCGACCGTCAGTCATCGTCGCCCTCGCCCAGCCGGTACTCGGCGGAACGCGCGTGCGCGGTCAGTCCCTCGCCCCGCGCCAGCACCGAGGCGGTGCGGCCCAGATCGGCCGCGCCCCCGGGCGAGCAGAAGATCAGGCTGGAGCGTTTCTGGAAGTCGTACACGCCCAGCGGCGAGGAGAAGCGCGCGGTGCGCGAGGTCGGCAGCACATGATTGGGGCCGGCGCAGTAGTCGCCCAGCGCCTCGGCGGTATAACGGCCCATGAAGATGGCGCCGGCGTGACGGATGCGCGGCAGCAGGGCCTCGGGGTCGGCGACCGAGAGTTCGAGGTGCTCGGGAGCGATGAAGTTGGCGACCTCGGCGGCCTCGTCGAGGTCACGCACCTGGATCAGCGCGCCGCGCCGGGTCAGCGAGGCGCGGATGATGTCGGCGCGTTCCATCTCCGGCAGCAGGCGCTCGATGCTGGCGCGCACGGCATCGAGGAACCCGGCATCGGGACTGATCAGCAGCGGCTGGGCATCCTCGTCGTGCTCGGCCTGCGAGAACAGGTCCATGGCGATCCAGTCCGGGTCGGTGCCGCCGTCGCAGATGACCAGGATTTCGGAAGGACCGGCGATCATGTCGATGCCGACGGTCCCGAACACCATGCCCTTGGCAGTGGCGACGTAGATGTTGCCGGGACCGACGATCTTGTCCACCTGCGGCACCGTCTCGGTGCCATAGGCCAGCGCCGCCACGGCCTGGGCGCCGCCGATGGCGAAGATGCGGTCGACGCCGGCGATGGCGGCAGCCGCCAGCACCAGGTCGTTCACCTCGCCATCCGGGGTCGGCACCACCATGATGACCTCGGGCACGCCGGCGACCTTGGCCGGCACCGCATTCATCAGCACCGAGGACGGATAGGCGGCCTTGCCACCGGGCACGTACAGGCCCACCCGGTCCAGCGGCGTGACCTGCTGGCCGAGCACGGTGCCGTCGGCCTCGGTGTAGGTCCAGGATTCGAGCTTCTGGTGTTCGGCATAGGCGCGGATGCGCTCTGCGGCCCGGGCCAGGGCCTCACGCTGCGACTCGGGTATGGCGGCCAGCGCCTGCTCGATCCTTGCCGTGCCGATTTCCAGCGCCGCCATGTCCTCGGCCTCGAGGCGGTCGAAACGGCGGGTGTACTCGACCACGGCCGCATCGCCGCGGGCACGCACGTCGGCAAGGATGTCGCGCACCCGCTGCTGCACCTCGGCATCGGACACGCCCTCCCAGGCCAGCAGGTTCTCCAGTTCCGGCCAGAAGCCGGCATCGGCGGTGTTGAGCTGTCGCAGTTCGATCATGGAGATGCTCCCGGCCTCAGGCGGCCTGGCTAACCGCCTCGCGCAGACGGTCCACCAGCGCGGTGATGGCGGCGTGTTTCATCTTCATCGCGGCCTTGTTCACGATCAGCCGGGAACTGATGTCGGCAATGTGCTCGAGCGGCACCAGGCCGTTGGCCTTGAGGGTGTTGCCGGTATCGACCAGGTCCACGATCAGGTCGGCGAGCCCGACCAGCGGCGCCAGCTCCATGGAGCCGTAGAGCTTGATGATCTCCACCTGCCGTCCCTGCGCCGCGTAGTGGCGGCGCGCGCTCTCCACGTACTTGGTGGCGATGCGCAGCCGTCCCGGCCCCTCGCCCGCACCCGGGCGGCCAGCCACCATCAGCCGGCAGCGCGCGATGCCGAGATCCAGCGGCTCGTACAGGCCGTTGCCGCCGTGTTCGAGCAGTACGTCCTTGCCGGCGATACCCAGATCGGCGGCGCCCAGCTCGACATAGGTGGGCACATCGGTGGTACGGATGATGACCAGCTTCACCTCGGGCACGCTGGTGTCGAGGATCAGCTTGCGGCTGGTGGCCGGATCGTCCAGCGGCTCTATGCCGGCATGGGCGAGCAGCGGCAACGCGTCCTTGAAGATGCGGCCCTTGGAAACGGCGATGGTCAGCGGCTGGCTCATGAATCCTCCCCGGCCCTCAGGACGGCACCCGGCGGATGCGGGCACCCAACTGGGCAAGCTTTTCCTCGATGCATTCATAACCGCGGTCGATGTGGTAGATGCGGTCGACACAGGTGTCGCCATCCGCCACCAGACCGGCCAGCACCAGGCTGGCCGAGGCCCGCAGGTCAGTGGCCATGACCGGTGCGCCGGTCAGACGCGCCACGCCGCGGGTGATGGCGGTGTTGCCCTCCACGCGCACGTCCGCGCCCATGCGCTGCATCTCCTGGATGTGCATGAAGCGGTTCTCGAACACCGTCTCGGTAATGGTACCGGCGCCCTCGGCCACCGCATTCAGCGCCGTGAACTGCGCCTGCATGTCGGTGGGAAAGGCCGGATAGGGCGCGGTGCGCAGGTTCACCGCCCGCGGCCGGCGGCCTTCCATGTCGAGGCTGATCCAGTCCTCGCCGGTCTCGATTGTCGCACCTGCCTCGCGCAGCGCCTGCAAGGTCGCATCCATGATGTCGGGGCGCGTGTCCTTGACCTTGACCCGGCCGCCGGTGATGGCGGCTGCCACCAGATAGGTGCCGGTCTCGATACGATCGGGCAATACCCGGTAACGGGTACCGGACAGGGACTCGACCCCCTGGATGTGCAGGGTGTCGGTGCCGGCCCCCTCGATGCGCGCCCCCATGGCATTGAGGCAGTTGGCCAGATCGGTGACCTCGGGCTC from the Thiohalobacter sp. genome contains:
- a CDS encoding ClpXP protease specificity-enhancing factor, which produces MTPSRPYLLRAINEWILDNGLTPYLLVDADAPGVEVPRQFVENGKIVLNINPQAVHGLHLGNDEITFSARFQGTPWQVLIPTRAVLAIYAQENGRGMMFNEEEGDEPPPQGDDGAGGGRPALKVVK
- the sspA gene encoding stringent starvation protein SspA — translated: MAVVANRRSVMTLYSNPTCPYSHRARMVLAEKGITVEIVNIDPDNKPEDLIDLNPYQSVPTLVDRELVLYDSRVIMEYLDERFPHPPLMPVDPVSRAKARLAMHRIETDWYGLLEEIENKGEKAAARARKMLRESIASSAEVFAAMPFFLNEEFSLVDCYVAPLLWRLPALRVDLPRQAKPVLDYAERIFSRESFRESLTEAEREMRD
- a CDS encoding cytochrome c1 produces the protein MKKMILSFVIAFFPALAMAAGGGHLPLYKADVDVSNKQSLQRGARLFVNYCLSCHSAQYQRYNRMARDLGLTDQQVIDNLMFASEKIGEQMTIAMDPKEAKAWFGAPPPDLTLVARVRGEDWLYTYLLTFYLDDSRPFGVNNWRFPNVGMPHVLWELQGWQKPVYKTVTDADGHEKQEIEKLELVSEGSMTPAEYEQAARDLVAFLSYMGEPVQLERKRIGIWVLLFLAVLFVFAYFLKKEYWKDVH
- a CDS encoding cytochrome b, which encodes MAGSSTEKWQGGILGWIDARFPLSQLWNEHLAKYYAPKNFNFWYFFGSLALLVLVIQIVSGIFLTMNFKPDAERAFASVEYIMRDVDWGWLIRYIHSTGASAFFVVVYLHMFRGLLYGSYRKPRELIWIFGMLIYLCLMAEAFFGYLLPWGQMSYWGAQVIINLFAAIPVIGDDLALWIRGDYVVADATLNRFFAFHVIAVPLVLIGLIVAHIMALHEVGSNNPDGIEIKQKKDANGVPLDGIPFHPYYTVKDIVGVVVFLMFFSAVVFFAPEMGGFFLEHPNFEAANPLKTPEHIAPVWYFTPFYAILRAVPSIAGSAFPGVAAMGAAVVILFFLPWLDRSPVKSIRYKGPLFKGALALFVVAFVVLGYLGTQPATPGKTLLAQVCTAYYFAFFLLMPIYTKIDKTKPVPERVTH
- the petA gene encoding ubiquinol-cytochrome c reductase iron-sulfur subunit, which gives rise to MSDGVDTSRRRFLTAATTVVGGVGAVFVAVPFVKSMMPSARAQAAGAPVEVDISKLEPGQKINVEWRGKPVWIVRRTDEMLGLLKEMDPVVLDPASEMPQQPEYAKNEYRSIKPEILVLVGICTHLGCSPTYRPEVAPDDLGKDWKGGFFCPCHGSKFDLAGRVFKGVPAPKNLVVPPHRYIGKTVILVGEDQGAA
- a CDS encoding Nif3-like dinuclear metal center hexameric protein; its protein translation is MVKRDELVSYCDTLLDVAGFSDYCPNGLQVEGREEIRRIVSGVTASQALIDAAVAAEADLLLVHHGFFWKGEDARITGMKRRRIGALLAADMNLLAYHLPLDAHPELGNNARLARLLELPVSGHFGLPGGPALACWGELAEPLATEALMERLRVRLGHPPLHLGPRGPIRRLGWCTGAAQSFIDAAADLGLDAFISGEVSEPTAHVAAERGIQFLAAGHHVTERHGPRALGEHLARKFDLDHRFIDLYVPV
- a CDS encoding Do family serine endopeptidase, which codes for MKLRNLIGFLFQSLFVGLLAAVALFLIKPELFRGNGAVVEVHEAAPAPRPAVASGPVSYADAVDRAAPAVVNIYTAKVVTEPGNPLFNDPLFRYFFGDRFSGARKRLQTSLGSGVILSPQGYLLTNHHVVKGADQIQVLLADGRGLAAEVVGSDPDTDLAVLRIEADDLPSIVIGDSEALRVGDVVLAIGNPFGVGQTVTQGIVSATGRNQLGLNTFENFIQTDAAINPGNSGGALVNAFGELVGINTAIFSRSGGSQGIGFAIPVSLARGVMEQIIEHGRVVRGWLGIEAQDLTPALAESFGLDRPRGMLIAGVLRGGPADRAGLEPGDLVLEIDGKPVANARDAMNRIAQTPPGSRVGLSILRGGQPLQLEARIGQRPQMRP
- the hisC gene encoding histidinol-phosphate transaminase, with protein sequence MTDGRAERVARWIRPEVRRLSAYHVPDPGSAIKLDAMENPYRWPETLVDAWLERLRQVSLNRYPDPAARALRRRLGEAMDMPPGMDILLGNGSDELIQMLILAVAEPGRTVLAPEPTFVMYRMLAEIIGLRYVGVPLGEGFALDLPAMHEAIEREQPALVFLAYPNNPTGNLFDTEAMRAVIEAAPGIVVVDEAYAAFARDSFVDALAEYDNLLLLRTLSKTGLAGLRLGMLIGAPEWLAEIDKTRLPYNINVLTQVSAEFALEHRAVLDEQTAAIRRDRGLLFEALAALPGIEPFPSEANFILFRLPAGRADAIHRGLLERGVLIKNLNGAGGALADCLRVTVGTPEENRAFLEALQSCLA
- the hisD gene encoding histidinol dehydrogenase, producing MIELRQLNTADAGFWPELENLLAWEGVSDAEVQQRVRDILADVRARGDAAVVEYTRRFDRLEAEDMAALEIGTARIEQALAAIPESQREALARAAERIRAYAEHQKLESWTYTEADGTVLGQQVTPLDRVGLYVPGGKAAYPSSVLMNAVPAKVAGVPEVIMVVPTPDGEVNDLVLAAAAIAGVDRIFAIGGAQAVAALAYGTETVPQVDKIVGPGNIYVATAKGMVFGTVGIDMIAGPSEILVICDGGTDPDWIAMDLFSQAEHDEDAQPLLISPDAGFLDAVRASIERLLPEMERADIIRASLTRRGALIQVRDLDEAAEVANFIAPEHLELSVADPEALLPRIRHAGAIFMGRYTAEALGDYCAGPNHVLPTSRTARFSSPLGVYDFQKRSSLIFCSPGGAADLGRTASVLARGEGLTAHARSAEYRLGEGDDD
- the hisG gene encoding ATP phosphoribosyltransferase — protein: MSQPLTIAVSKGRIFKDALPLLAHAGIEPLDDPATSRKLILDTSVPEVKLVIIRTTDVPTYVELGAADLGIAGKDVLLEHGGNGLYEPLDLGIARCRLMVAGRPGAGEGPGRLRIATKYVESARRHYAAQGRQVEIIKLYGSMELAPLVGLADLIVDLVDTGNTLKANGLVPLEHIADISSRLIVNKAAMKMKHAAITALVDRLREAVSQAA
- the murA gene encoding UDP-N-acetylglucosamine 1-carboxyvinyltransferase, with the protein product MDKLIITGGARLEGEIRISGAKNAVLPILAATLLADGPMVVANVPHLHDVTTTMELLGRMGVGLVVDERMNIEADPRSIREFRAPYELVKTMRASILVLGPLLARYGRADVSLPGGCAIGSRPVNLHIKGLEAMGADIRVEGGYIRARADRLRGSRLVMELVTVTGTENLMMAAALAEGETVIENAAREPEVTDLANCLNAMGARIEGAGTDTLHIQGVESLSGTRYRVLPDRIETGTYLVAAAITGGRVKVKDTRPDIMDATLQALREAGATIETGEDWISLDMEGRRPRAVNLRTAPYPAFPTDMQAQFTALNAVAEGAGTITETVFENRFMHIQEMQRMGADVRVEGNTAITRGVARLTGAPVMATDLRASASLVLAGLVADGDTCVDRIYHIDRGYECIEEKLAQLGARIRRVPS